A single Deinococcus carri DNA region contains:
- a CDS encoding DUF5996 family protein, whose translation MTTEQAPSWPELNYQEDQETIEIIHLLSQMLGKVRLALCPRMNQYWQVALNVGMYGLTTGPVQAQRTQFQITLDLMHSRLVIQTQDGRQRDIALQRQSMADYFAQFTQSLRELELHVHLWPQPQEIENAVRFDQDHVQRNYDPDVAGRYFQVLGLVSKVLQRYRDEFQGKSSPVLYWWGGADLTVTRFSGRTAPAHPPSPLLAYKVIEDAYSHEECSAGFWAGGPDHKEAAFYAYHYPEPKGYPQWPVQPAEAKYDSTMGEFLLPYQAVRDSDQPEVLLMSFLHSTYEAAATLAHWNQAEFKYVPT comes from the coding sequence ATGACTACTGAGCAAGCTCCTAGTTGGCCGGAACTCAATTACCAAGAAGACCAGGAAACCATCGAGATCATTCACCTGCTCAGTCAGATGTTGGGCAAAGTGCGTCTGGCACTTTGTCCGAGAATGAATCAGTACTGGCAGGTGGCTTTGAACGTCGGTATGTATGGCCTGACGACTGGCCCTGTTCAGGCGCAGCGTACCCAATTCCAGATCACCCTTGATTTGATGCACAGTCGTTTGGTCATTCAAACTCAGGATGGAAGACAGCGCGATATTGCGTTGCAGCGTCAGAGCATGGCGGATTATTTTGCACAGTTCACTCAGAGCCTGCGTGAGCTGGAACTGCATGTGCACCTCTGGCCGCAGCCCCAGGAAATTGAGAACGCCGTGAGGTTTGATCAGGACCACGTTCAGCGTAATTACGATCCTGACGTGGCCGGGCGGTACTTTCAAGTATTGGGTCTGGTTTCCAAGGTGTTGCAGCGTTACCGGGATGAATTTCAAGGTAAGTCAAGCCCAGTGCTATACTGGTGGGGAGGAGCAGATTTAACGGTCACGCGCTTCTCTGGCCGAACTGCTCCCGCACACCCGCCCAGCCCTCTCCTGGCTTATAAAGTGATTGAGGATGCCTATTCACACGAAGAATGTAGTGCTGGCTTCTGGGCAGGCGGCCCTGATCACAAAGAGGCGGCTTTTTACGCATACCACTATCCTGAACCAAAGGGGTATCCTCAGTGGCCTGTTCAACCGGCCGAGGCGAAGTACGACTCAACGATGGGTGAATTTCTCCTGCCCTATCAGGCGGTGAGGGACTCGGATCAACCTGAAGTTTTACTGATGAGTTTCCTGCACAGCACGTATGAGGCGGCAGCCACCCTCGCGCATTGGAACCAAGCTGAATTTAAGTATGTGCCGACATAA
- a CDS encoding IS982 family transposase has product MVRYRSRPSVGRRAAIRHFYRWTRRHFSTRKTCGHQKVTDAGLVALLLSRFVFKVPYASSWWSLLREDRAGLPSYTQAYMRSVRLLARLEALATTAEHLAEVIIDSMPLPVCRPKRTKRCTFPGARWGYGTQGGFYGYKLHAWVTGTGRVVQYELRPAHLHDVTMGYELNRRWPEFGGPKIIGDKGYATLGFVLPPKKNTRYDTGWRVSRHPKLRKRIETVFSQLVAAQVRSVQAKTLSGLRLCVVLAVLAHNLARP; this is encoded by the coding sequence ATGGTTAGATATCGTTCCCGCCCCAGTGTAGGTCGTCGTGCCGCCATCCGCCACTTCTACCGCTGGACTCGACGCCACTTCAGCACCCGAAAGACCTGCGGCCATCAGAAGGTCACGGATGCCGGGCTGGTGGCGCTGCTGCTCAGTCGCTTTGTGTTCAAGGTGCCGTACGCCTCGAGCTGGTGGAGCTTGCTCAGGGAAGACCGAGCCGGTCTTCCCTCGTACACCCAGGCCTACATGCGCAGTGTTCGGCTCCTCGCTCGTCTGGAAGCCCTGGCAACGACAGCCGAGCACCTGGCTGAGGTCATCATCGACTCGATGCCGCTCCCCGTGTGTCGTCCCAAGCGCACCAAGCGCTGTACCTTTCCGGGAGCACGCTGGGGATATGGAACTCAGGGTGGGTTCTATGGGTACAAGCTGCACGCCTGGGTCACAGGAACGGGACGAGTCGTTCAGTACGAGCTTCGACCCGCTCACCTCCACGACGTGACGATGGGCTACGAACTCAACCGGAGATGGCCGGAGTTCGGGGGGCCAAAGATTATTGGGGATAAGGGCTATGCCACCCTGGGCTTCGTCTTGCCGCCCAAGAAAAACACCAGATACGACACGGGGTGGCGGGTCTCCCGCCACCCCAAACTCCGCAAACGTATCGAAACCGTCTTCTCTCAACTGGTCGCGGCTCAGGTCCGCTCCGTTCAGGCCAAGACGCTCTCCGGCTTGCGGCTCTGTGTCGTCCTGGCCGTCCTTGCTCACAACCTCGCCAGGCCCTAA
- a CDS encoding EAL domain-containing protein: MKLSVSATTRTAGDWSLLESLLPPEGQLLPLLAADRTAGTVGMLWTAPGVDVSAGTLETLAWLLTQFGAQAAPTAGQLIEHLPEAAALLDERQQLVAANSAWHHLLGSSPEASPGQLADVLPDWTALLAVLPEALAGHVRLVPPQTVQVPGRAPEHLGGELRPWLVPQTSRRWVLCLIWRAGSPVSGLPPDLYQEAFARADPAMIVTSNQGIVLLVNDAATALLEQDMQSTLGEPLWALGLWQQDPVARRRVRVAAVQAARGRPTDEELAVKTPAGERTMFLRVHSLTGQQLLFQLSERARAGKDILHQEAVLETMLRHAQEGLLVCDSRGQLVLFNQAAREMLGQDVSAVPPEEWPRHFALQTTQGEPWLDAGQLPLLRALAGEEVRGVEIILAPSERARRHVLVDAYPLQTAQPPVALGAVAFMRDVTERSHLSGQLQHLTQHDPLTTLPNRHNFLGLVEQALQRQHTAPTCRYAVLLCAIGGMEGLKGLRGSVQAHRLVLEGAARLVQAVRGSDVVARFEGEQFAVLLERPGPEASVDAITTRLRERLKAPFLLDGHEFTVDLHIGVVTDLLSYQDPEAVLRDAAAALYAARLQQTEVQPFRANVREELGRRVNSELALRSALHTGQLRLYYQPELHLRQGRVSGFRVLLGWQHPQQGLLWPETFLAGLQDRELYEALGKWTVQQVIGQQRQWRTLDPDRDFTIGLDITWTPMTDTSPLGLYGVLEDGADLDAEEQLTSTLWELGQLYHHSWQTLLPTSLSASRVNPTQPSVTPRLFVGARTVTRLPQDLDILNHALTLARHLELDLMADGIETQEQLGLLRGIGCVYATGPFVSPPLPPEAAWPFAVNGDDAISRR; this comes from the coding sequence CGCACTGCTCGACGAACGGCAACAGCTGGTGGCCGCCAATAGCGCGTGGCACCACCTGCTCGGCTCCTCACCGGAGGCGTCCCCCGGTCAGCTGGCGGACGTGTTGCCGGACTGGACGGCCCTGCTGGCCGTACTGCCGGAAGCCCTGGCCGGCCACGTGCGCCTTGTGCCGCCGCAGACTGTTCAGGTTCCTGGCCGGGCACCCGAGCACCTGGGTGGCGAGTTGCGCCCCTGGCTGGTTCCGCAGACCTCCCGCCGCTGGGTCCTGTGCTTGATCTGGCGTGCAGGGAGTCCCGTTTCAGGTCTGCCCCCAGACCTCTACCAAGAAGCTTTTGCGCGGGCGGACCCCGCCATGATTGTGACGTCCAACCAGGGGATAGTCCTGCTCGTGAACGATGCGGCCACGGCCCTGCTGGAGCAGGACATGCAGAGCACGCTCGGGGAACCCCTCTGGGCGCTGGGTCTCTGGCAGCAGGACCCCGTGGCCCGCCGCCGCGTGCGGGTAGCTGCGGTTCAGGCGGCCCGCGGAAGGCCCACGGATGAGGAGCTGGCCGTCAAAACGCCTGCCGGGGAACGCACGATGTTTCTGCGGGTTCACTCCCTGACCGGCCAGCAGTTGCTGTTTCAGCTCTCCGAGAGGGCCAGGGCGGGCAAAGACATCCTGCACCAGGAGGCCGTGCTGGAAACCATGCTGCGCCATGCCCAGGAAGGGCTGCTGGTGTGCGACTCGCGGGGACAGCTGGTGCTCTTTAACCAGGCGGCGCGTGAGATGCTGGGACAGGACGTATCCGCTGTTCCTCCCGAGGAGTGGCCGCGGCACTTCGCTCTCCAGACCACACAGGGAGAACCCTGGCTTGATGCGGGTCAGCTGCCGCTCCTGCGGGCACTGGCAGGAGAAGAGGTGCGCGGCGTCGAGATCATCCTGGCTCCTTCAGAAAGAGCGCGGCGGCACGTTCTGGTCGATGCTTACCCGCTCCAGACAGCACAGCCCCCGGTGGCGCTGGGCGCGGTCGCGTTCATGCGGGACGTCACAGAACGTTCCCACCTGAGTGGTCAGCTCCAGCATCTCACGCAGCACGACCCGCTGACCACCTTGCCCAACCGCCACAACTTTCTGGGCTTGGTCGAACAGGCCCTGCAACGTCAGCACACGGCCCCGACATGTCGGTATGCCGTACTGCTGTGCGCCATAGGCGGCATGGAGGGGCTGAAGGGCCTCCGGGGTTCGGTTCAGGCCCACCGGCTGGTGCTGGAAGGCGCGGCGCGCCTCGTCCAGGCCGTTCGGGGAAGCGACGTCGTGGCCCGTTTTGAGGGCGAACAGTTCGCAGTCCTGCTCGAGCGTCCCGGGCCTGAGGCGTCTGTCGACGCTATTACCACCCGGTTGCGGGAGCGGTTGAAGGCCCCTTTTCTGCTTGATGGACACGAGTTCACCGTTGACCTGCATATCGGGGTGGTGACCGACCTCCTGTCCTATCAGGACCCGGAAGCCGTGCTCCGGGATGCAGCGGCCGCCCTGTACGCGGCGAGGCTGCAACAAACCGAGGTGCAACCCTTCCGGGCAAATGTCCGGGAGGAACTCGGGAGGCGCGTCAACTCGGAATTGGCCCTGCGCTCGGCGCTGCATACAGGACAGTTGAGGTTGTATTACCAACCGGAGCTGCACCTGCGGCAGGGGCGTGTCTCCGGCTTCCGCGTCCTGCTGGGCTGGCAACATCCCCAGCAGGGCCTGCTCTGGCCGGAAACCTTCCTGGCCGGACTGCAAGATCGTGAGCTTTACGAGGCACTGGGGAAATGGACCGTCCAGCAAGTGATTGGGCAGCAGAGACAATGGCGGACCCTCGACCCTGACCGGGACTTCACCATCGGCCTGGATATCACCTGGACGCCCATGACCGACACTTCACCCCTGGGCCTTTACGGGGTGCTCGAAGATGGGGCCGACCTCGACGCTGAAGAACAGTTGACGTCCACCCTGTGGGAGCTGGGGCAGCTTTACCACCACAGTTGGCAGACCCTGCTGCCCACCTCCCTCTCGGCTTCCCGGGTAAACCCAACCCAGCCCTCTGTCACTCCTCGCCTTTTCGTGGGTGCCCGGACCGTTACCCGGCTACCGCAAGACCTCGACATCCTGAACCATGCCCTGACCCTGGCACGACACCTGGAACTGGACCTTATGGCGGACGGGATTGAAACCCAGGAACAGCTTGGACTCCTGCGCGGCATAGGGTGCGTCTATGCCACAGGACCCTTCGTCTCTCCCCCGCTGCCTCCGGAGGCCGCCTGGCCGTTTGCCGTCAATGGTGATGATGCAATTTCCAGGCGGTGA